From the Burkholderia cenocepacia genome, the window CGGCCGCGCCATCGTCGGGGGGCGGATGCTTCGTTGGTCAAATGAATACCGGGCGGAAGATCGCCCGGCTGCCAGGTAGACGGCGAACGGCGGCACGCACCTCAGCGAATCGGCTCGTTGATATCGGCGATTGCCGCGAGCCGCGGCCGGTGTCGCGCCTACAGCGCCCGCGGCGCGTCGCGTAGCACGGTCCGCAGCGCCGTATCGAACGGCGTCGCGTAATCGATCCCGAGCGCGCGCACGCGCGCGGCATCGAGATGGCAGTCGTACGGGCGCGGTGTCGCGTCGGTCGGCTGCGTGATCGGCGTGAACGACGCGTCGATGCCGAGCGCGGCGGCAATTCGCTGCGCGATGTCGTACTTCGTCATCGGCTCCTCGCCCGACCAATGGCGAATGCCCGTGACGGATTCGCCCGCAAGATGGCGCAGCGTCAGGTCGCGAATGACCTGCGCGACGTCGGGCGTCCAGGTCGGGTAACGGATCGCCCATGCGTCCATGCCGACTGCATCGGCGCCCGGCCGCGAAGACGCGACGACGGCCGGCACGAGGCTCGTGACGGCCGATTCGCTCCAGTCGGCGATCGGGCCGAACAGCAACGGCAGGCGCAGCACGCACGACAGCGGCGACGCGGCAAGCAGCGCGACCTCGCCTTCGAGCTTGGTGCGGCCGTAGATGTTCAGCGGGTTCGGGGTCGCGTCTTCGCGGTAGGGCGCCGCCTTGCCGTCGAAGACGTAGTCGGTCGAAATGCCGAGCGTCCATGCGCCGTATCGCGTGGCGAGTGCGCCGATGCGGGCGGGCGCGGTGACGTTGATCGCGCGGGCCGCGTCCGGGTCGCGTTCGCAGACGTCGGGGCGGCGTTCGGCGGCGCAGAGAATCACCGCTGCCGGTCGGTGCGTTTCAAAAATGCGCTCGAGGGACGGCTGGTCGAGCACGTCCAGCTCGGCGATGTTTTCCGGCGGCAATGCGAGCAGTTTTGCACCGGCGCTTTGCGGGTTCCGTATGGTGGCGAGCAGCGTCAACGACGATTCGCGAGCCAGGCAGGCGGCAACCGCACGGCCGAGCAGGCCGGAGGCGCCGATGAGGAGGACGGTTTTGCGTACGGTCGACTGGGGTGAGTTTGGCATGGGCGGCGATCAATCACGGAAACGAATGGATTATCGGGCCTATTGGATAGCATGAGCGATCACCGCGCAACGCTTCGGTCTACTGGCTCGCCTCCTGTCGCGAAGCTGATCGACTCCGTTCTTCTTCGATTTCGCGCCGGCCGCCGGCGTCGAGCAATGCGTGACCCTCGACGCGGATTCCGACGGCGAGCGCATGCGCTGAGCGCCGTGCTTCGGCACGACACCGGCTCGGTAGTCGGCCCGCGCGCCGATCGCTCCGTCGCCCGCAAAAAGCGAAACCCGGCACGCTTGCGCGCACCGGGCTCCCGATACCGAACGGAAACGCCGTCCCGCGTTACTTCCGATCAACCGAATACCGCCCCGGCCCGGTCAATGCGAGCAACAGCAGTCCACCGATGATGCTCACGTTCTTGTAGAAGTTGATCATCGCCATGTACTGCTCCATCCCCTGCAACGCCCAGTAGCGATGGCCGATCAGCGCGGTCGCGAGCGTATAGGCGGCGAACAGCAGTGCGAGCGGACGCGTATAGAAGCCGATAGCGATCAGCACGCCGCCGACCAGTTCGACCGCCACCGCGATCACGGCCGCGAGCTCGGGCGCCGGGTTCCCCGTCGACGCCATATACGCGACCGTGCCCGAAAAACCGTTCAGCTTCTGCCAGCCGAACAGCACGAACAGGATCATCATCAGCACGCGAGCCGCCAGCAGCAGCTCGTCCTTCTTCGACTCCAGCGAAACGTAACGCATGGCAAATCACCCTTGAATTGACGGTTTGATGCAGCCGGTGCCGCTGCGCGCCGAATCGGCGCGCGAAGCCGGCAACGGACCACTCTTCGCACGATCGGACGGCAAGCCACATGGCCCGCCGCCGAAGAATCCGAAAGGCGACGCCGCGACTGGCGGCGCACGCCGGATCGGTTCTGGCAAAGCACGGGTGCAGTCTACTGTCCCGCCAAGAATCATCAATCCTTCAAAACATGATTCGCTGTCTCGATTAAGTGGACAATCAGGAAAGAGCGCCCCGTCGCTCCGACGGCCGTGGTTCATCGCAAACAAAATTTGAACCGACGCAAACAAACTTGTGCCAGGGCCTTTTGAGCAAAGACCTGCGATTTGATTCGAATAATGAAACACTCCAATTAATTCCATCAGTTTTATTAAAATAACGAAACGATCACAATAATTCAGGGACGTTGACCAGAAGTAGTCAATTAACGCAATATCTGCATGGCCGCGAGCGCAAAGAGCGGTTGCGGTCACCAGCCTAATAAGCGTAAACAGGAGAGCATTAATGACTACAGCACGAGCAACAGAGCAGGCCGTCGAACTCGTCAAAACAGCACTCGCATCCGGTTTAGTCGCACCAGCCACTGGTGACCGATGGTTTACGGACCCTGCCAAAAATGGAGAGGAGCTCGGAAAATTTATCGGTGCAACCGTTGCCCGGATCGCCAAGGAAATAGACGCCCTGTAGAAAATGGTGGCCTATTAAAAATTGGCGCAGCGCGATCAGGCCTTGCGCGCGACGACACCCACCGGCGAAGCGGGCGCGCGTTTCGGTGCGGTCTTGTAGTGCGTGCTGTACAGCGCCGCGCCGACGAACACCAGCCCGCCGACCAGGTTGCCGAGTACCGTCGGGATCTCGTTCCACAGCAGATAGTCGACGACCGTGAAGTGGGCGCCGAGCATCAGGCCGGACGGGAACAGGAACATGTTCACGACCGAGTGCTCGAAGCCCATGTAGAAGAACACGAGGATCGGCATCCACATCGCGATCACCTTGCCCGGTACGGACGTCGACATCATCGCGGCGACCACGCCGGTCGACACCATCCAGTTGCACATCACGCCGCGCACGAACAGCGTGAGCATGCCGGCGGCGCCGTGCGCCGCATAACCGAGCGTGCGTGCTTCGCCGATGCCGCCGATCTTCTGTCCGATTGCGTTCGGCGCTTCCGAAAAGCCGAATGTGAAGATGATCGCCATGAACAGCGCGACCGTCAGCGCGCCCGCGAAATTGCCGAAGAACACCAGCGTCCAGTTGCGGAACACGCCACCCCAGGTCGCGCCGGGCCGGCGATCGATCACCGCGAGCGGCGCGAGCGTGAAGACGCCGGTGAGCAGGTCGAAGCCGAGCAGGTACAGCATGCAGAATCCCACCGGAAACAGCAGCGAACCGGCTAGTGCGTTTCCGGTGTTGATCGTGATGCTGACCGCGAAGGCGGCGGCGAGCGCGAGGATCGCGCCCGCCATGTACGCGCGAATCAGCGTATCGCGGGTCGACATCGACAGCTTCGATTCACCGGCATCGACCATCCTGGTGACGAATTCGTTGGGCGTGAGGTAGGCCATGGTGTGCGCTCGTAAAGTTGGACGGGCAAAAAAAACGCGCCAGGCACTCGCTCGACATGCGAGTGCCTGGCGCGGACGCTGTTATCCACGTGATCGGTCGCCACGGTTCGACATGGCGCGATCGTCAGGCCGCCATTAGCCCGACGAGCGAGATGTTCGCAATTCTCGTACCAGTGACGGGGATATCGCGATGCAGGCTGGCCGGACGCGAAATGCCGGGGGAGAAAGCCGCGGCCGATCGCAGCGAATCGCACTCGCGCGGTGCAAACTGCACCTCGCGCATGCGCGTCGGGCGCAGCCGCGGTGCGTGAAGCGCCGTGCGTGCCGGTCAGGTCGTGCCGTCGTCGTGCGGTGTGTCCGGCGCGCTTCGCTGCGTACGACGTCGCGCGGAAGTCTGCGCGTGCTCGTCGACGAATCGCTCAGGCGACGTCAGCGCGTCTTCCGCGATATCGGCAAGCGGCCGATTGCCGTCCATCGACGCTTTCTGCAGCATCCGATACGCTTCGTCCTCCCGCAGGCTGAAGCGCGTCATCAGCGTATTTTTCGCGCGCTGCACGAGCTTTCGTTCGTAGAGCGCGCGACGCGCCGCGTCGAGCTCGACCTCCGCGCCGGCCAGTCGCGCCGATTGCGACTCCAGCAGGGATTTCAGGCTGGCGAGCGTCCCCACGTCGGAGCCGGAGAGGCGTTCCGGAAGTTCGTGAACCGCCGCGCGCGCCGACAACGGATCGCCGGCGAAGAACCGGGCGAGCGCCTGGGTATGCGGGGGCGGATTGTTCCGCAATTGCGCCATCAGGCGCTCGGAGTCGCGCAGCGTTCGGTGCGCGTCGTCGATTCGCGCGTTGCACGTTTCCTGCACCTGCAGCGTCAGCGCAATCTGAAGGTGCCAGAGATCATCGATGCGGGCGCTCGCGGCGTCGAACCATGCTTCGCTCAGGACGGCGTCGAGCGCATCGCCGGCGTGCGCCGTGCACAGTACGCGGCGCAGCTTCTCGAGCGCCGCCATGTGCGGCTCCGTCATGCGGGTTTCCCACCATGCGCTTTGCGCCGTGCTTGCGAAGCTCGCGAAGACTTCGAGACTGCGCTCCTGCGCGGCTATCAGATACAGCAGGCGCTGCTGCTGGTCCGCCGAAAACGTGCCCGCCGCGAACATGTGCGCGCCGACGGCGCGTTCCTGTCCCGCTTCCTCCTTGCCCTCGACGACATGGACGAGGGCAATCAGCATGCGCGATACCGACGGGTCCGCCGCGCTGTCGGCAAATTGGAAAATCAGCTCCACGAGGCCGCCGATCACGGTACTGAACGCCTGGACGGAATCCGGCGCCGACAGTGCAAGATGGTCGATCTGTTCGCGCAGCACATCCAGCGATTCCAGGTCGAGCAGCACCCAGGCGATCAGCGACAGCAGACGCGACGTCGAACCGCGCGCGGGCGTCAGTTCCAGGTCCAGGCGCTCGCGCAACTGCGCGACGAGCGGCACCGATTCGCCGCGCGAAGCCGCGCGTTCGGCGACGAAGCGCTTGCCGCTCGACGCCAGATAGATGCTGGTGGCGCCGCGCTCGCGCTGCAGCGCATGGATCAGGCGGCCGAGCAGGTCGACCAATTCGATCTGCTCGGCCAGCTGGCGCAGGGACGCGATTTCCTGATGCTTGGCGAGCAGCGCGAATTGCAGGGCGGTGGCGGGCATGGTGGAGACTGACCGTCGACAGGGACTCGGTGCAGTGTAGAGCGGACAATAATCGTCATTTTTTGACGCCTTGCAGGTCAAGATCCGTGACGAAGGCGCGGTCCGCAGCTTCGCTACCCAATACTACCCGAGCATGGGCGTGCAATGCCTCGGCAACATTCACAAGGCGCACTGCCAATAAACGCTCTCAATCTTTTGAGCCTGCCCGCCCGTAGACAATCCAAGGTTTCATGTCCGCTTCGGGCCGGCTACGATTTTCTACCCTCGGAATAGCCGACTTCTTTTAGAAACCGGCTCCGCACCCATCGTTCTTCTCCCACATTTTTCACAAGAATAATTACAAAAAATTACCAGCCAATACCGATTTAATAATACGATAGCCCACCCAATCATTCTTACGTTTTCCCGACACCTCCACGATCCGTGGCGGGTGTCGGGCGAGAAGCGCGAGAAACGACACGCACGCGGATCGCCACGGACCCATCCGGATCGCCGCCGGCCGGCTCCATCGCCGTTCGCCACTGGATCGCCTTCAACCGGAGCTCACCCATGCCAACGACCACGCCCGTCAACAGCGGCGCGAACGCGAACAGCCTGATGCAACAGGCGGCACAATCGATCATCAACGGCTCGACCGGCAATCCGGCGATGGATGTCGGCTCGCTCGTCAAGACGCTCGTGAACGCGAAAACGGCCGGCCGGGCCGCGGCGCTTGCCGCATCGCAAACGACCGGTAACACGCGGATTTCCGCATTCGGCGCGCTGTCGTCCGCGCTCGGCGCGCTCGAGGCGGGCCTGACGTCGCTGAAGAACGGCGCGCTGCAGTCGACGTTCAACGCGGTCGCGAGCGGCAAGGGCCTGACCGCGACGGCCGGCGCGGGCGCGGTCGCCGGCACCTACACGGTCGGCGTCACGCAGATCGCGACCGCGCAGGCGCTGTCTTCCGCCGGCTTCAACGGCAGCAAGGCGCTCGGTACCGGCACGCTGACGCTGTCGCTCGGCAGCCGGTCGTTCAAGGTCGAGGTCGGCGGCACGAACAACACGCTCGCGGGCATCGCGGCGGCGATCAACGGCGCGGCGGGCAACCCGGGGATCAGCGCGACGGTCATCAACGGCACGGACGGCGCGCACCTCGTGCTGGCATCGTCGAAGACGGGCGCGGCGAACGCGATCAGCGTCGCGGTCGGCAACGTGTCCAACGACGGCGGCCTGTCGAACCTCGGCGTCACGTCGACGGCCGACCCGTCAGGCGGCGCATCGAAAATCGATTCGGCGAACGGCGCGGCCGCGTGGCGGCAGAGCACCGCCGCGCAGGATGCGAAGTTCACGCTCAACGGGATCGCATCGACCAGCGCGAGCAACGCGGTGTCGGGCGTGCTGACCGGTATCACGTTGAATCTGTCGGCGGCCGCGGTCAGCGCGACCGATACGCAGACGTTGACGGTCAGCACCGACACGAAGTCGCAGGCCGCCACGATCACGAATTTCGTGAGCCTGTACAACACGGTGGTCAAGACGATGGGCGCGCTGTCGAGCTACACGGCCGGAGCCAGCTCGCAAGGCGCGCTGATCGGCGATTCGACGTTGAACACGATCCGCAACTCGCTCGCGTCGATCGTCGCGCGCGGCATCGACAGCGGCGCCACTACCGAGAAGGGCAACGGACACGTGAACCTGCTGTCGATCGGCATCAAGCTCGAGAAGGACGGCACGCTGAACGTCGACAGCGCGAAGCTCGACAGCGCGTTGTCTGCGAACCCGTCGGGCGTCGCGCGCCTGTTCAATCCGGAGAACGGGATCGGCACGCGCCTGGCCGACCAGATCACGCAGTTCACGAAGAAGAACGGGATGATCGACGTGCGCACGACCGCACTGACCGCCGATCTGAAGCGCGTCACGCAGCAGCAGTCGGATCTGTCCGACTATGCCGCGCAACTGACGAAGCAATACCAGGCGCAGTTCACCGCACTCAACACGTTGATGGCGCGGATG encodes:
- a CDS encoding dTDP-4-dehydrorhamnose reductase family protein: MPNSPQSTVRKTVLLIGASGLLGRAVAACLARESSLTLLATIRNPQSAGAKLLALPPENIAELDVLDQPSLERIFETHRPAAVILCAAERRPDVCERDPDAARAINVTAPARIGALATRYGAWTLGISTDYVFDGKAAPYREDATPNPLNIYGRTKLEGEVALLAASPLSCVLRLPLLFGPIADWSESAVTSLVPAVVASSRPGADAVGMDAWAIRYPTWTPDVAQVIRDLTLRHLAGESVTGIRHWSGEEPMTKYDIAQRIAAALGIDASFTPITQPTDATPRPYDCHLDAARVRALGIDYATPFDTALRTVLRDAPRAL
- a CDS encoding DoxX family protein is translated as MRYVSLESKKDELLLAARVLMMILFVLFGWQKLNGFSGTVAYMASTGNPAPELAAVIAVAVELVGGVLIAIGFYTRPLALLFAAYTLATALIGHRYWALQGMEQYMAMINFYKNVSIIGGLLLLALTGPGRYSVDRK
- a CDS encoding formate/nitrite transporter family protein produces the protein MAYLTPNEFVTRMVDAGESKLSMSTRDTLIRAYMAGAILALAAAFAVSITINTGNALAGSLLFPVGFCMLYLLGFDLLTGVFTLAPLAVIDRRPGATWGGVFRNWTLVFFGNFAGALTVALFMAIIFTFGFSEAPNAIGQKIGGIGEARTLGYAAHGAAGMLTLFVRGVMCNWMVSTGVVAAMMSTSVPGKVIAMWMPILVFFYMGFEHSVVNMFLFPSGLMLGAHFTVVDYLLWNEIPTVLGNLVGGLVFVGAALYSTHYKTAPKRAPASPVGVVARKA
- a CDS encoding nitrate regulatory protein; translated protein: MTCKASKNDDYCPLYTAPSPCRRSVSTMPATALQFALLAKHQEIASLRQLAEQIELVDLLGRLIHALQRERGATSIYLASSGKRFVAERAASRGESVPLVAQLRERLDLELTPARGSTSRLLSLIAWVLLDLESLDVLREQIDHLALSAPDSVQAFSTVIGGLVELIFQFADSAADPSVSRMLIALVHVVEGKEEAGQERAVGAHMFAAGTFSADQQQRLLYLIAAQERSLEVFASFASTAQSAWWETRMTEPHMAALEKLRRVLCTAHAGDALDAVLSEAWFDAASARIDDLWHLQIALTLQVQETCNARIDDAHRTLRDSERLMAQLRNNPPPHTQALARFFAGDPLSARAAVHELPERLSGSDVGTLASLKSLLESQSARLAGAEVELDAARRALYERKLVQRAKNTLMTRFSLREDEAYRMLQKASMDGNRPLADIAEDALTSPERFVDEHAQTSARRRTQRSAPDTPHDDGTT
- the fliD gene encoding flagellar filament capping protein FliD, with protein sequence MPTTTPVNSGANANSLMQQAAQSIINGSTGNPAMDVGSLVKTLVNAKTAGRAAALAASQTTGNTRISAFGALSSALGALEAGLTSLKNGALQSTFNAVASGKGLTATAGAGAVAGTYTVGVTQIATAQALSSAGFNGSKALGTGTLTLSLGSRSFKVEVGGTNNTLAGIAAAINGAAGNPGISATVINGTDGAHLVLASSKTGAANAISVAVGNVSNDGGLSNLGVTSTADPSGGASKIDSANGAAAWRQSTAAQDAKFTLNGIASTSASNAVSGVLTGITLNLSAAAVSATDTQTLTVSTDTKSQAATITNFVSLYNTVVKTMGALSSYTAGASSQGALIGDSTLNTIRNSLASIVARGIDSGATTEKGNGHVNLLSIGIKLEKDGTLNVDSAKLDSALSANPSGVARLFNPENGIGTRLADQITQFTKKNGMIDVRTTALTADLKRVTQQQSDLSDYAAQLTKQYQAQFTALNTLMARMNTNTQYLTRLFGGANSSGTLSSK